In Lacibacter sp. H407, the genomic window TTTTATCGGGTAATTCAACCGTCATGGGTAATTCCGTTTCGGTATTGATGAGTACCGATACTTCGCCGCCATCTTTCAAGAACTGCGGAGCGTCGATCAAACTTTCCTGTACGGTTATTTGCTCAAATGTTTCATTGTTCATAAAACTGTAACCTGTATCATCTTTGTATAAAAACTGGAAATCTTTACGCTCTACACGAACGGGGTAAATGGTTTCGCCGCTGTTCCAGGTTTGCTCTACTGAACGGTTATTATCAACACCTTTCAGCTTGGCCCACACTTTTGCGGCGGCACGTGCCGTTTTGTTTTCGCCAAACTCCACGATTTTATATAAGCTGCCGTCGACCTTAATGATCATACCACGACTGATGTCTGATGTAGTTGCCATAAAACTGATTAATTTTTGAATGAAGGCTGCAAATATACGGCAATGAGGCAAGCAGGCAAATTGAAGATGGGATAGTTTCACGGTCAGACAACCTTTTTGCTGTTTCCTGTATCTTGCGGCTATGAAAAACGTTTTTTTCCTGCTTTTCCTGGTATCCGTTACAGTAACTGCAAAAGCAAACCCGGCAACAGATTCTATCCCCGCTCATTTAAAAAACCTTCGCTTGCCCGATTTTAAGCTGTTACTGCCCGACAGCAGCACGAACTTTTATACCGAAAACCTGAAAAGCAACCGTATCACCATCCTCATGAGTTTTAGCCCCGAATGCGACCATTGCAAACAACAAACCAAAGAAATTACAGAGCAGATCGATAAGTTTAAGCATGTGCAGATCGTAATGGCTACTACCCTTCCGTTTGGCATGATGAAAGCATTTCATGACGAGTACAAGATCGCATCTTTTAAAAATATCATCATGGGCAGAGATGTATTATACTTCTTTCCAAAATATTTTCTGAATCATTACCTGCCGCTTATTGCGGTCTATAATAAAAAAGGCGAACTGATACATTATGCAGATGGAGGAATGTCCACGGCTGAACTCATCCGTTTGATCAGCGAATAAAAAAGCGAATCATTGTTCAAAATGATTCGCTGATGGTTGATGATAAAGTTGAATGATTGCAGTACTGAAAAGGATCAGCATTTTTCGTTCTCTACTTTCCAGGGAGTTGTAAAGAATTTAAAACTTGTTTTCTTTGTTTTTGTTTTAATGATCACTACACCATTTTTTCCTTTTTGACCATAAGCTTTTACTGCTGACTCATCTTTTAAAACGCTAACGCTTTCAATCGTGTTCACATCAAATGTCCTTAACTCATCATAATCAGTTTCTTTGCCATCAACAATGTATAAGATATTTTCATTATTATAACCATATCCTAAACCAATCGTAATTGTTCCCTTTGAATTTGATAAGGCGCTGCCAACCATTGGCGATTTCTGATATCCTTCCACTGTAACCGGACGACCAGATGATTCAATTTTCTTATAACCCTTAACGATCACCTCCTTATTCGACGCTTCCGGAGATGTTGCTGTTGCGGAAGTTGCGTAACCAACTACTGTTACTTCCTTAAGGGGATTAGCTGGTGAGGTTGCTGTAGTTCCATATCCTGTAACGACTACCTCATTTGCAGTAGACACGTTCGCAATGGTGCTTACTTCAGCAGGCGCACTCACAGCAGCGGTTGTACTTACGGGCGACACAACAGAAACCGCAGCAGGTACATCAGGTGTTGGCGGAGGAGGTGGAGGAATTTTTCCATACTTCTTTTCATACGCCGCTTCTTTCAATGTCCAGTCGGTAAGCTTGAGTGCCTCAACAATATTTTTCTTTTTATCTTTTACAATCACAATACACTCGCCCAGATTATCGGCAATTGTTACGTAATAACCTTTCTCGTTTAGCTTCACAATTTCATGAGCTGGTGTTGAAGGTGCAATTGTTGCCGGTGTAGGAGGAGGAGGTGGTGGCGGCACCAGTTTGTCCAGTTTGCCATATTTCTTTTCAAATGCCGCTTTCTCTATTTCATTATTCAGATTGTAGGTTTCTTTCGTTCCGTTTTTTAATATGATCGTTACTGATTGTTCATTGTTGTTTTTATTAACACGCACACTTTTTATTTCATCAGCAGGCAATGTATCAGCGAGCAATACATCTGTTTGTATAAAATCCTGTTTTGTTTCGTTTTGTCTCGCTTCCCTAAAGGCCAGCAACAATACTGCCAGCAGCGGCAATACAAACAGAAAACGGATGATCTGCACCCGGGCAGATTTCATTTGATTCATCATGATGATTCGGTTTTTAAGTGAAGAAAAATTAAAATTCGGTGCAATGCTGTAATTAGTGTTGCCAACAACCTTCAGCAACAGGTATTGATATTGCTTTTTATCAACTCCATCCTGTAACACTTTTTCGTCTGCAATAAATTCAAGGTTCTGGCGGATCGCTTTGCGGATAAGCCAGGCTGCCGGATGAAACCACAACAGCATGCATAATAATTCGGCGAACAGAATATCAATACTGTGTTTTTGTTTGATGTGGACAAACTCATGGCGAATGATCTCTTGTAATTCAGCTTCCGTATGCAACTGACGGTTGATATAAATTCCATTGTTAAAAGAGAATGGAACGATGTGTTCATTTACATCAAAAAGTTTTACATCTCCTTCGTTCAACAGTATTGCATTTGTTTTTATGCGTTGCAAACTGAATAGCTGGATCAAGATCCTGATACCCATGATCAGCATTCCTGTTACAAGAATAGCAATTGAAATGGTCCATTGGTCCCATTCAAAACCCGGATCCGTAAATTGCAGGTTATACACCGGCACCAATTGTACAAACTGCGCTCCGTCCAGTTCATGCCTGAACAAAAAATCAGTAACGTTCATGAACGGAATGGTGAAACAAAGCAGGCTGTAGCCCATCAGATACCAGCGGTTCCAATTGTAAAATGTTAGCCGGCGCAATACAAACTGATAAAACAAATACACAATCGCAAGGGCGATGGAAACTTTTAATAAATACTCAATGAGAAAAGGCATCTTAGTTTGATAATTTGAAAATTTGAAAATTGAACATCAGCAACTCATCACTGATCATTCATTACTCATTCTTCATCATTTCCTCCCTTCAATCATCTCAACAATTTCTTTCAGCTCTTTTGGTGATAATTTTTTCTGCTCCACAAAAAAGTTCACCAGCTCTTTGTACGAGTTTTCGAAATACTCTTTTACAAATCCATTCATGAATTTCTTTTTGTATTCTTCTTCTGTTATGGCCGGCTTATATAGATATGCATTGCCCACCAGCCTGCTGCAGAGGAATCCTTTCTTTTCTAAATTCTTAATAGTAGATGCCAGTGTGGTGTATGGGATCTCTTCATCCAAATGTTCCAGAAACGATTTTACATTTCCTTCTCCTTTTCGCCAAACGGCCTGCATCGCTTCTTCTTCCTGTTGTGTGAGTTTTTCCAGCATTTCTACGAAGTTTTCGTAAAGCTACGGTTTTTTCGTAGACCTCCAAATTTATTTTCTAGCTTTGTTAACTGATTGACAAAACAAAGGCCGGCCAAAATAGACCAGCCTTTGTTTTGCTATGTAAGGTTGGCAACCTTGTCTAACCTTCCTTATTTCTCACACATTTCCTTCAGGTTACGTAACCCGTCTTCAAATTGTGAATTGAGTTGTTTGGTAATTGAAGGGCCCATCAGGCGTGCAACCGGAAACGGAAATGCACCGCTGTTGCGCCATACTACTTTTGTACCCCCTTCCACTTCGGTAAAATCCCAGGCATCAATTGCTTGCGATTTGAACGGTTTCAAAAATACAAGGTCGAAATTAATGGCCTTACTTGGTACTGTTGAACGAACAGTTAAACTGCCCTCTCCTACTTTCTTTCCATTCCAGTAATATTTATGACCTACATGCATTGGATCACCTGTTATGCTGGTTTGCGCATCAGGGTCAGTCTTTGCCCAAGGGTTCCAATCTCTGTAATGATTCAGGTTCGCTATTTTGTTATACACTTCTGCGGGAGGCTTGCTAATGATCGTTGATTTTTCAACGAGGTATTTACCGGGCAGCACAGCGGCCACCAGCAATACAAAGGCAATAATGCCGAGGATAACATACAAAATGATCATATGGGTTGTTTTTGGTTCCCTTAAAGATAGTAATTCCTTCTTTTGTCATTTCGCCTTTCGTCCAATACCTTTGCGCCACATTTTATTTCACTTAAAAATACTTGTTCCATGAAAGTTACTGTTGTAGGTGCCGGTGCCGTGGGTGCAACCTGTGCTGATAATATTGCCCGTAAAGAATTGTGTTCTGAACTTGTGTTGCTCGATATCAAAGAAGGCGTTGCCGAAGGTAAAGCACAGGATATGATGCAAACGGCAGCCCTCCTTGGTTTTGATACTAAGATCGTTGGCAGCACCAACGACTATAGCAAAACTGCTAACAGCGATGTTGTGGTAATTACATCTGGCTTGCCACGTAAACCCGGCATGACCCGTGAAGAATTGATTGGTGTGAACGCAGGTATTGTAAAAAGTGTTTGCGAAAACATTTTGAAGTATTCTCCTGATACCATCATCATCATCATCAGTAACCCGATGGATACGATGACTTACCTCGCTTTAACTTCAACAGGTTTACCAAAGAACCGCATCATTGGTATGGGTGGCACGCTTGACAGCAGCCGCTTTAAATATCAACTGAGCCAGCATTTAGGTTGCTCTCCTGCTGATCTTAATGCAGTGGTAGTTGGTGGTCATGGTGATACAACGATGATCCCTTTGATCCGTTTAGCAACATGGAACAGTGTTCCCGTAACAAAATTCTTAAGTGCTGAACAGCAAGAGAAAATTGTAAAAGATACAATGGTGGGTGGTGCTACACTTACTGCATTAATTGGTACTTCTGCATGGTATGCACCAGGTGCTGCGGGAGCTGCAATGGTTGAAAGTATTTTGCGTGATGAAAAGAAACTCTTTACTTGTTGCGTAGCGCTTGAAGGTGAATACGGACAGAAAGATATTTGCTTAGGTGTTCCTGTTACGATTGGTCGCAACGGTTGGGAAAAAATTCTTGACTTTGAATTGAATGCTGATGAACAAGCTGCATTTAATAAGAGCGCCGATGCTGTAAGAAATATGAATGATGTGTTGAAGACACTTTAAGCCCCCACCCCCTAAAGGGGTGTATTGCAAAAAACGGTTTCACTTTTGTGAAACCGTTTTTTATATGTGGATTTTTTAGCGATGTAAAACGAACAAAGCAGCCCGCTGATCGCTTTCTGTTTTTAATTGCACTCCTTTGCCGTTTAATGTGTGACCTG contains:
- the efp gene encoding elongation factor P, encoding MATTSDISRGMIIKVDGSLYKIVEFGENKTARAAAKVWAKLKGVDNNRSVEQTWNSGETIYPVRVERKDFQFLYKDDTGYSFMNNETFEQITVQESLIDAPQFLKDGGEVSVLINTETELPMTVELPDKIVMLVTYSEPGMKGDTATRTLKAATIETGATVMVPLFVNEGELIRINTKTGDYVERVKE
- a CDS encoding M56 family metallopeptidase, with product MPFLIEYLLKVSIALAIVYLFYQFVLRRLTFYNWNRWYLMGYSLLCFTIPFMNVTDFLFRHELDGAQFVQLVPVYNLQFTDPGFEWDQWTISIAILVTGMLIMGIRILIQLFSLQRIKTNAILLNEGDVKLFDVNEHIVPFSFNNGIYINRQLHTEAELQEIIRHEFVHIKQKHSIDILFAELLCMLLWFHPAAWLIRKAIRQNLEFIADEKVLQDGVDKKQYQYLLLKVVGNTNYSIAPNFNFSSLKNRIIMMNQMKSARVQIIRFLFVLPLLAVLLLAFREARQNETKQDFIQTDVLLADTLPADEIKSVRVNKNNNEQSVTIILKNGTKETYNLNNEIEKAAFEKKYGKLDKLVPPPPPPPTPATIAPSTPAHEIVKLNEKGYYVTIADNLGECIVIVKDKKKNIVEALKLTDWTLKEAAYEKKYGKIPPPPPPTPDVPAAVSVVSPVSTTAAVSAPAEVSTIANVSTANEVVVTGYGTTATSPANPLKEVTVVGYATSATATSPEASNKEVIVKGYKKIESSGRPVTVEGYQKSPMVGSALSNSKGTITIGLGYGYNNENILYIVDGKETDYDELRTFDVNTIESVSVLKDESAVKAYGQKGKNGVVIIKTKTKKTSFKFFTTPWKVENEKC
- a CDS encoding BlaI/MecI/CopY family transcriptional regulator; amino-acid sequence: MLEKLTQQEEEAMQAVWRKGEGNVKSFLEHLDEEIPYTTLASTIKNLEKKGFLCSRLVGNAYLYKPAITEEEYKKKFMNGFVKEYFENSYKELVNFFVEQKKLSPKELKEIVEMIEGRK
- a CDS encoding SRPBCC family protein, translating into MIILYVILGIIAFVLLVAAVLPGKYLVEKSTIISKPPAEVYNKIANLNHYRDWNPWAKTDPDAQTSITGDPMHVGHKYYWNGKKVGEGSLTVRSTVPSKAINFDLVFLKPFKSQAIDAWDFTEVEGGTKVVWRNSGAFPFPVARLMGPSITKQLNSQFEDGLRNLKEMCEK
- the mdh gene encoding malate dehydrogenase; the protein is MKVTVVGAGAVGATCADNIARKELCSELVLLDIKEGVAEGKAQDMMQTAALLGFDTKIVGSTNDYSKTANSDVVVITSGLPRKPGMTREELIGVNAGIVKSVCENILKYSPDTIIIIISNPMDTMTYLALTSTGLPKNRIIGMGGTLDSSRFKYQLSQHLGCSPADLNAVVVGGHGDTTMIPLIRLATWNSVPVTKFLSAEQQEKIVKDTMVGGATLTALIGTSAWYAPGAAGAAMVESILRDEKKLFTCCVALEGEYGQKDICLGVPVTIGRNGWEKILDFELNADEQAAFNKSADAVRNMNDVLKTL